The following nucleotide sequence is from Mucilaginibacter sp. cycad4.
AGCGATTTTACAACGCCGCCCATCAGTTTTATGGCGGGGGCATAACAATCGAAAGCCGGCTCAAATATGATCACCTCATCGTTAGGGTGGATTACAGCGCTTATTGCCGTAAAAATGGCCTGTGTGCCACCAGCAGTGATAGTAATCTCTGTTTCGGGGTTATAAACTGCGCCGTAAAGTTTTTCGGTTTTTTCGGCAATACGCTCTCTTAAGGCCATTACACCAGCCATGGGCGCATATTGGTTATGCCCCTCTTTCATGGCTTTATTTACAAGCTCAATCAGGTCGGGCGAACAGTCGTAATCAGGAAAACCCTGCGACAGATTTATTGCACCCAATTCGTTGGCCAGGGCCGACATAGTGGTGAATATGGTGGTTCCGGTTTGGGGTAATTTTGAAACAACAGGTATCATCAATGGCTAAAGTAGGGAAAAATCATTATGAACCTATCCCCATAACCGGGTATTTTTTGTATTTAGAAAATATTTTAATTTATAGGTTTAAACATATTATCTGAACCGTGATTCCTGGGATTAAAAGATTAGTAGGATTTTTCGAATTCGAAAGATTAGGTCTTTACCCCCGGACAATCGGTTTTAAAATGACCAGGCTTGTGAATAAATGGGAGTGAAAAATTTCTACACGAATTGGTTTTTAAATCGGTCACAATTAATCGAATTATACGAATTTTTTATTGATGTCGAATTGAAATTCGTGTAATTCGATTAATTCGGAAAAATTTGTGTGAAAATTTCTTATCTACCCTCTGCCGATAGTTAAACACTTCTTAACAGCGATTTCCCGCTCTTTACCCAACCAATCAAATTCTATACATCCTTTAATCCTAAAAATCATGGTTCAAACCAATATACTGTCCGTAATCCTGGCAATATCATAGCTGATCTTATTGATGAAGCCCAGCTGCTCTTTCAATAAAGCATCTTCGGCCTGGGCTACAGGTTTCTGAGCTTCCGGGTTAACAGGGGGAATTTTACCTATATTAAATTCAATATTTTGAGCATGCAGTTTTTGACCGGTATCGTTCAATACGGTTATACTTTTTTTGATTAGCTTCATGGCTTCAGGGTGGGCAACCGGGATTTCCTTTTTGCTTTGTGCCGATGCTATGGTGGCAATATATGATGAAAGGATATGGTTAAGTACCACGAATTTATGCACTTCCTTTATTTTACGCTGCTTGCTTTTAGGCTCGGATGTCATACGCTCAAATGTGGCCGAAAGATTGGCCGATTTTACATATACCTCTTTGCGCGCCAGTTTATAAGTGGTAATGCTGATCATTTTGCCCGAAATGCTTTCGGCAATAGTTACGAGATAGTTGATATTAGCTACAATCACATCGCGAAGGGTTTCCTGGATCTGTTCAAACTCCCAGGTTGGGAAAATGAGGTAGCTGGCTACCAGGGCAATGGTTGAGCCTATGATGGTATCTATGATTCTTTCCTGCGCCACGTTTAACAGCCCCACGCCTAAAAACTTGAACAGGATAAGTACATACGGGGTCATGAAAATTACACTCACTACATAATTAAGGCGTTGAAAGCTGTAGGCGCCCATCATAAAAATCACCAGAAAAATAAACTGCACGGTGACGTTAGGAATAAAAGTAAGTATAGCTATGCCAATAACGCCGCCGCCAATGGTACCTATTAAACGCTGGTAGTTACGCTGTTTTGAAAGGCTGAATCCTGGCTTCAGTATGACGATAATGGTAAGCAGCACCCAATAGCTATGGTGACCTAATGAAACCAGCTTGGCTGTGATAAAGCCTACAAGGCATACCAATGCTACGCGCAGGGCATGTTTGAATGCGCCGGACGCCAGCGTAAAGTTGTCGAAGAAAATATGCGGTGCAAAATCCTGGTGGGTAACAAATGCCGAATACTCTACATCGCCTTTGGGCTCGTTCAATGATTCGGCTGCTTTTGAACTGTAGTATTTATAAATATTGTTGATCCCCTCGCTAAGCGAACGCAGGTTCACCAGTACTTTTTTAAGTACCAGGTTGCTGGTTTCCTGGTTGTTTTTGCCGATGGAGTCGATCTTTATTTTTAGTTTTTCCAGCTCGATATTAAAATCGGTAAGGTGGCGGCGACGGGTATTTGATAATATAATGTAGGCTATGTCATCAAGCTCATCGGCCATGTTATGGATAATGCGGGCTATTTCGGTAAGTACGCCGGTATCTTTAAATTTTTCGCGAATGTGGTTGTAATCATAGTGCGTGGCCATGATCTGTTCGTAGATATCAACCAGGTCGACAAAGGTAAGTACCAGGATCCTGCTTGGTGCTGTCGATTCGCGGGCCATGATGCGGCTTTTAAAAAGCAGTTCGCGTACAGCATCCTGGTGCTGGCTCACCTGGATCTGTTTAGAAACCAGCTTACGGTAGTTTTCGTCGATATCGGTATCCGACAGATAAAAATCGGCCTTGATGCGTAAAAAACGTGCTATATCGGTAACATTTTCGCCAAGGGCCTGCTGTGCCGCGCGATAGGGGCGAATACCGAAAAACAACAGGCTGAAGATCATATACCAAACACCGCCTGCTAAAATGGTGGCACTGTAACCCAATACCTCGGGAGCTGCCAATGCTTTATCCATCATAAAGATCATGATCAACAATGATGAAGTGCCTACCGACGCTGCCCTGTTGCCATAAACCGTAAACATGGAAAACAAAAAAGCGAAGAAAGTGATCTCGAAGCCAAGGCTAAATACATTGAGCCGCGCAAAACCGGTAATAGCTGCTACCAAAAA
It contains:
- a CDS encoding FUSC family membrane protein; the encoded protein is MSINIREIKSFFYSQYFSDGIRICIGILLPSLLLMQFDKFDLGLTLSLGALCICVIDTPGPVSHKRNAMAAGNLCLFLVAAITGFARLNVFSLGFEITFFAFLFSMFTVYGNRAASVGTSSLLIMIFMMDKALAAPEVLGYSATILAGGVWYMIFSLLFFGIRPYRAAQQALGENVTDIARFLRIKADFYLSDTDIDENYRKLVSKQIQVSQHQDAVRELLFKSRIMARESTAPSRILVLTFVDLVDIYEQIMATHYDYNHIREKFKDTGVLTEIARIIHNMADELDDIAYIILSNTRRRHLTDFNIELEKLKIKIDSIGKNNQETSNLVLKKVLVNLRSLSEGINNIYKYYSSKAAESLNEPKGDVEYSAFVTHQDFAPHIFFDNFTLASGAFKHALRVALVCLVGFITAKLVSLGHHSYWVLLTIIVILKPGFSLSKQRNYQRLIGTIGGGVIGIAILTFIPNVTVQFIFLVIFMMGAYSFQRLNYVVSVIFMTPYVLILFKFLGVGLLNVAQERIIDTIIGSTIALVASYLIFPTWEFEQIQETLRDVIVANINYLVTIAESISGKMISITTYKLARKEVYVKSANLSATFERMTSEPKSKQRKIKEVHKFVVLNHILSSYIATIASAQSKKEIPVAHPEAMKLIKKSITVLNDTGQKLHAQNIEFNIGKIPPVNPEAQKPVAQAEDALLKEQLGFINKISYDIARITDSILV